From a region of the Triticum aestivum cultivar Chinese Spring chromosome 7D, IWGSC CS RefSeq v2.1, whole genome shotgun sequence genome:
- the LOC123167891 gene encoding serine/threonine-protein phosphatase 7 long form homolog isoform X1, with product MVQQYAHAYLWYVISRTLFADGGGRTAPWMWLKALSGWDSKQSWGSAALAYLYRQLDEACCRRKDEASIGGPLVLLSVWMWEHFSVGRPRVIGYDTWDDHDNPLRKPTWAYKWDKVSEFTGDPNRMYREYTNEFDTLTSEQVTWQPYGAWDNFAFIPDFQLNPKCTEESHLWLMRCPLICLYAVEFHLPQRVMTQFGLFQDTPPKWKDTGVALHGLDKMKQKKIKNWESYHDKFIKKWNYVVRVANDNRQVHLQEYDEAAFDKYLRWFLSESRVELCPPAYEEGILEAPTGFEGTANLEYNRLIREGRQTGFAPVINFIRTEISRQISEAGQALAQPQGRDSENALREFVKCSATRLRSLAHLLGCRTVKADMPTQSRSTSSEEEAAAEMNLRGFMDDAPQPSQPIERRHFNLKPRKTFNRYTPEAWNKKQKRTVVESENEFEDEEEPAPKKVLRRLKRVGVEPGTKKVVRQARGKK from the exons ATGGTGCAACAATATGCACACGCATACTTGTGGTATGTGATCTCGAGGACTCTGTTTGCTGATGGTGGTGGCAGGACCGCTCCGtggatgtggctgaaggcattATCTGGTTGGGATAGTAAACAGAGCTGGGGTTCGGCGGCACTGGCCTACTTGTACCGTCAG TTGGATGAGGCGTGTTGTAGGCGCAAAGATGAAGCTAGTATTGGTGGTCCGTTGGTCCTACTTTCGGTTTGGATGTGGGAACACTTCTCAGTTGGACGACCGAGAGTGATTGGTTACGACACCTGGGATGATCATGACAACCCGCTACGGAAGCCTACATGGGCGTACAAGTGGGACAAGGTTTCAGAGTTCACTGGTGACCCAAACAGGATGTACAGGGAGTACACCAATGAGTTTGACACGCTAACCTCGGAGCAG GTGACATGGCAGCCATATGGAGCGTGGGACAATTTTGCTTTCATCCCTGATTTCCAGTTGAACCCGAAGTGCACGGAGGAATCACATCTTTGGCTGATGCGGTGCCCATTGATATGCTTATATGCAGTCGAGTTCCACCTTCCACAGCGTGTGATGACCCAATTTGGGTTATTTCAGGATACACCGCCGAAGTGGAAGGACACGGGTGTCGCGCTTCACGG CTTGGACAAAATGAAGCAGAAGAAGATCAAGAACTGGGAGTCATATCATGACAAGTTCATCAAGAAATGGAATTACGTCGTGAGGGTGGCTAATGATAACCGACAAGTACATCTCCAAGAGTACGATGAAGCTGCATTTGATAAATATCTTCGTTGGTTTCTTAGCGAGTCCCGTGTGGAGTTATGCCCGCCTGCTTATGAGGAGGGCATATTGGAGGCGCCCACAGGTTTTGAAGGGACTGCCAACCTTGAGTATAACAGGCTCATCAGAGAGGGCAGACAAACCGGATTCGCTCCTGTGATCAACTTTATT CGCACTGAGATCTCACGCCAGATTAGTGAAGCCGGCCAAGCACTCGCACAACCTCAGGGTAGGGATTCTGAGAATGCCCTTAGAGAGTTTGTTAAG TGTAGCGCTACTCGGTTACGTTCCTTAGCTCATCTTCTTGGTTGCCGTACTGTCAAGGCCGACATGCCCACCCAGTCGAGGTCCACTTCTTCTGAAGAGGAG GCGGCCGCCGAGATGAACTTGAGGGGGTTTATGGATGATGCACCTCAGCCTAGTCAGCCTATTGAGCGGCGTCACTTCAACTTAAAGCCTAGGAAGACCTTCAACCGTTATACACCGGAGGCATGgaacaagaaacaaaagaggacCGTTGTCGAGTCCGAGAACGAGTTTGAGGACGAGGAGGAACCGGCACCGAAGAAGGTTCTAAGGAGGTTGAAGAGGGTCGGAGTGGAGCCGGGGACGAAGAAGGTTGTGAGGCAGGCGAGGGGGAAGAAGTAG
- the LOC123167891 gene encoding serine/threonine-protein phosphatase 7 long form homolog isoform X2 has protein sequence MVQQYAHAYLWYVISRTLFADGGGRTAPWMWLKALSGWDSKQSWGSAALAYLYRQLDEACCRRKDEASIGGPLVLLSVWMWEHFSVGRPRVIGYDTWDDHDNPLRKPTWAYKWDKVSEFTGDPNRMYREYTNEFDTLTSEQVTWQPYGAWDNFAFIPDFQLNPKCTEESHLWLMRCPLICLYAVEFHLPQRVMTQFGLFQDTPPKWKDTGVALHGLDKMKQKKIKNWESYHDKFIKKWNYVVRVANDNRQVHLQEYDEAAFDKYLRWFLSESRVELCPPAYEEGILEAPTGFEGTANLEYNRLIREGRQTGFAPVINFICSATRLRSLAHLLGCRTVKADMPTQSRSTSSEEEAAAEMNLRGFMDDAPQPSQPIERRHFNLKPRKTFNRYTPEAWNKKQKRTVVESENEFEDEEEPAPKKVLRRLKRVGVEPGTKKVVRQARGKK, from the exons ATGGTGCAACAATATGCACACGCATACTTGTGGTATGTGATCTCGAGGACTCTGTTTGCTGATGGTGGTGGCAGGACCGCTCCGtggatgtggctgaaggcattATCTGGTTGGGATAGTAAACAGAGCTGGGGTTCGGCGGCACTGGCCTACTTGTACCGTCAG TTGGATGAGGCGTGTTGTAGGCGCAAAGATGAAGCTAGTATTGGTGGTCCGTTGGTCCTACTTTCGGTTTGGATGTGGGAACACTTCTCAGTTGGACGACCGAGAGTGATTGGTTACGACACCTGGGATGATCATGACAACCCGCTACGGAAGCCTACATGGGCGTACAAGTGGGACAAGGTTTCAGAGTTCACTGGTGACCCAAACAGGATGTACAGGGAGTACACCAATGAGTTTGACACGCTAACCTCGGAGCAG GTGACATGGCAGCCATATGGAGCGTGGGACAATTTTGCTTTCATCCCTGATTTCCAGTTGAACCCGAAGTGCACGGAGGAATCACATCTTTGGCTGATGCGGTGCCCATTGATATGCTTATATGCAGTCGAGTTCCACCTTCCACAGCGTGTGATGACCCAATTTGGGTTATTTCAGGATACACCGCCGAAGTGGAAGGACACGGGTGTCGCGCTTCACGG CTTGGACAAAATGAAGCAGAAGAAGATCAAGAACTGGGAGTCATATCATGACAAGTTCATCAAGAAATGGAATTACGTCGTGAGGGTGGCTAATGATAACCGACAAGTACATCTCCAAGAGTACGATGAAGCTGCATTTGATAAATATCTTCGTTGGTTTCTTAGCGAGTCCCGTGTGGAGTTATGCCCGCCTGCTTATGAGGAGGGCATATTGGAGGCGCCCACAGGTTTTGAAGGGACTGCCAACCTTGAGTATAACAGGCTCATCAGAGAGGGCAGACAAACCGGATTCGCTCCTGTGATCAACTTTATT TGTAGCGCTACTCGGTTACGTTCCTTAGCTCATCTTCTTGGTTGCCGTACTGTCAAGGCCGACATGCCCACCCAGTCGAGGTCCACTTCTTCTGAAGAGGAG GCGGCCGCCGAGATGAACTTGAGGGGGTTTATGGATGATGCACCTCAGCCTAGTCAGCCTATTGAGCGGCGTCACTTCAACTTAAAGCCTAGGAAGACCTTCAACCGTTATACACCGGAGGCATGgaacaagaaacaaaagaggacCGTTGTCGAGTCCGAGAACGAGTTTGAGGACGAGGAGGAACCGGCACCGAAGAAGGTTCTAAGGAGGTTGAAGAGGGTCGGAGTGGAGCCGGGGACGAAGAAGGTTGTGAGGCAGGCGAGGGGGAAGAAGTAG
- the LOC123171314 gene encoding uncharacterized protein gives MSLWIISISNGVVGSLVLWFYFCLVFFPTSHHPSDFYFASVPPPPLCPHEKIVRTRGLNSLPSLAATIPILYISSLDRSRGDTAALACDLRGGQRRVRRHGRRLSHLRAATDAPNAALPPTTRSCRRGQPHRHAHLDHALLPSSLPTHEQSYRGNPTPTSRPRTVAAFVPESQGTPYRGDQAVYCYVECFDSMVLSGWEHETCSVVLWFNAGGRDVRRPEDFIKIIHGLGKQGE, from the exons ATGAGCCTTTGGATCATCTCTATTTCTAATGGAGTAGTTGGTAGTCTGGTACTCTGGTTTTATTTTTGTCTGGTTTTTTTTCCCACCTCGCACCACCCCTCCGATTTTTATTTCGCTTCGGTACCCCCTCCTCCGCTTTGTCCGCACGAAAAAATCGTGCGAACCAGGGGACTGAATAGCCTACCCAGTCTAGCTGCCACGATCCCTATCCTCTACATCTCCTCCCTTGACCGATCCAGGGGAGATACCGCCGCCCTCGCGTGTGATCTCCGCGGAGGCCAGCGCCGTGTTCGGCGTCATGGACGCAGGCTCAGCCACCTGCGCGCGGCCACTGACGCACCCAATGCGGCGCTACCGCCGACCACCCGCTCATGCCGCCGTGGTCAGCCGCACCGTCATGCCCATCTCGATCACGCCCTTCTCCCCTCCTCTCTCCCTACTCACGAGCAGTCTTATCGAGGAAACCCGACGCCGACCAGCCGGCCACGGACAGTGGCAGCGTTCGTCCCTGAGTCTCAAG GTACGCCGTACAGAGGGGATCAAGCTGTATATTGCTATGTGGAATGCTTTGATTCAATGGTGTTGTCGGGTTGGGAGCATGAAACATGCTCTGTAGTTCTTTGGTTCAATGCAGGAGGAAGGGATGTACGTAGACCTGAAGATTTTATTAAGATCATCCACGGGCTGGGGAAGCAAGGGGAGTGA